The following coding sequences lie in one Rutidosis leptorrhynchoides isolate AG116_Rl617_1_P2 chromosome 6, CSIRO_AGI_Rlap_v1, whole genome shotgun sequence genomic window:
- the LOC139853086 gene encoding auxin transporter-like protein 2 produces the protein MSGDKQAEDSIVSSNYNETERVNKGGSAAAAEEEEDHSVFSMKNALWHGGSAWDAWFSCSSNQVAQVLLTLPYSFSQLGMASGIVLQIFYGLLGSWTAYLISVLYVEYRARKEKEGVNFKNHVIQWFEVLDGLLGPYWKAIGLAFNCTFLLFGSVIQLIACASNIYYINDNLDKRTWTYIFGACCATTVFIPSFHNYRIWSFLGLFMTTYTAWYMAIAALIHGQVDGVVHSGPTKLVLYFTGATNILYTFGGHAVTVEIMHAMWKPRKFKYIYFLATLYVFTLTLPSSAAVYWAFGDELLNHSNAFSLLPKTRWRDAAVILMLIHQFITFGFACTPLYFVWEKVIGMHDTKSICLRALARLPVVIPIWFLAIIFPFFGPINSAVGALLVSFTVYIIPSLAHMLTYRKASARQNAAEKPPRFMPSWTVMYVVNAFIVVWVLVVGFGFGGWASMTNFIRQIDTFGLFAKCYQCKPPTPPKH, from the exons ATGTCGGGTGATAAACAAGCTGAGGATTCGATCGTTTCGTCGAATTATAACGAAACCGAACGAGTGAATAAAGGAGGATCGGCAGCAgcagcagaagaagaagaagatcatTCTGTTTTTTCGATGAAAAATGCTTTGTGGCATGGTGGTTCTGCTTGGGATGCTTGGTTTAGTTGTTCTTCTAATCAA GTGGCACAAGTGCTGTTAACGTTACCATACTCATTTTCGCAATTAGGGATGGCATCCGGGATTGTACTTCAGATATTTTATGGATTACTCGGCAGTTGGACTGCTTATCTTATAAGTGTTTTGTACGTTGAGTATAGAGCTAGAAAAGAAAAAGAAGGTGTTAATTTTAAAAATCATGTTATACag TGGTTTGAGGTTCTTGATGGATTATTGGGACCTTATTGGAAAGCAATTGGACTAGCTTTCAATTGCACTTTCCTTCTCTTTGGCTCTGTCATTCAACTTATTGCTTGTGCAAG TAACATATACTACATAAATGATAATTTGGACAAGAGGACATGGACATACATATTTGGAGCATGTTGTGCAACCACTGTCTTCATTCCTTCATTCCACAACTACAGAATTTGGTCTTTTCTTGGCCTCTTTATGACTACTTATACAGCTTGGTATATGGCCATTGCTGCTTTAATTCATGGCCAG GTTGATGGGGTTGTACATTCGGGTCCGACGAAGTTGGTGTTGTATTTTACCGGGGCCACCAATATCTTGTATACCTTCGGTGGACATGCTGTTACTGT GGAAATTATGCACGCAATGTGGAAACCGCGAAAGTTTAAGTACATTTACTTTCTTGCCACCCTTTATGTTTTCACACTAACCCTTCCTTCATCGGCTGCCGTGTACTGGGCTTTCGGTGACGAACTTCTCAACCACTCCAACGCCTTCTCCCTCCTCCCAAAGACCCGATGGCGTGATGCTGCAGTCATACTCATGCTCATTCATCAG TTTATTACATTTGGATTTGCTTGCACACCGTTGTACTTTGTGTGGGAGAAGGTGATAGGGATGCACGACACAAAGAGCATTTGCTTACGAGCGTTAGCGAGGCTGCCTGTGGTCATACCCATATGGTTTTTGGCTATTATTTTCCCCTTTTTCGGACCAATTAATTCTGCAGTTGGGGCACTCTTGGTTAGCTTCACAGTCTATATTATTCCGTCTCTTGCCCATATGCTTACCTACCGCAAAGCTTCTGCACGTCAG AATGCTGCTGAGAAGCCTCCCCGTTTTATGCCAAGCTGGACGGTCATGTATGTGGTGAACGCGTTTATTGTTGTTTGGGTTCTAGTGGTCGGGTTTGGATTTGGTGGATGGGCAAGTATGACCAACTTTATACGCCAAATTGATACATTCGGTCTTTTCGCTAAGTGCTACCAGTGCAAGCCACCAACACCTCCAAAACATTGA